A DNA window from Candidatus Hydrogenedentota bacterium contains the following coding sequences:
- a CDS encoding ion transporter, producing the protein MDIRRRIWEIIEVSREGDKLSYLEDLLILVLVLLSVSDTVLMSVKPLAEQYGELFNGFDTFVIVVFSVEYAARILFCTSDPEYRHPIWGRLRQASRPLVILDLLSILPFYISWLSLDLIFLRVFRVARILRVAKLARYVSAFNLMTDVVRRKREELLVTLGMMALLVIVSSCLLYEAENSVQPTKFPDIPSSMWWAIATLTTVGYGDVYPITGMGQFLASVTAILGIGFFALPTGILGAGFVEEIQRKKAPQHCPHCGKAIHK; encoded by the coding sequence TTGAAGTCTCACGTGAGGGGGATAAGCTGAGCTATCTAGAGGATCTTCTGATACTGGTCCTCGTTCTGCTAAGTGTGTCAGACACTGTGCTGATGTCTGTGAAACCACTCGCGGAGCAATACGGAGAGTTGTTCAATGGATTCGACACGTTTGTCATTGTTGTCTTTAGCGTCGAATATGCGGCCCGAATTCTCTTCTGTACGAGTGACCCTGAGTACAGACACCCAATATGGGGGCGGCTGCGCCAAGCGTCTCGACCTCTCGTTATTCTCGATCTCCTGTCGATACTGCCTTTCTACATAAGCTGGTTGAGTCTTGACCTTATCTTTCTACGGGTATTTCGCGTCGCGCGAATCCTGCGGGTTGCTAAATTGGCTCGGTATGTGAGCGCATTCAACCTTATGACAGATGTTGTCCGCCGGAAACGTGAAGAGCTACTGGTGACACTGGGAATGATGGCGCTGCTTGTCATCGTGTCGTCCTGCCTGCTTTACGAAGCTGAGAATTCGGTGCAACCCACCAAATTCCCCGACATTCCTTCTAGCATGTGGTGGGCAATCGCGACACTGACAACCGTTGGATACGGTGATGTATATCCAATTACCGGTATGGGGCAGTTTCTAGCATCCGTTACAGCAATTCTCGGAATTGGATTCTTTGCGCTTCCCACGGGAATTCTGGGTGCCGGATTTGTCGAAGAGATTCAGCGGAAGAAGGCTCCGCAACATTGTCCTCATTGCGGGAAAGCCATCCACAAATAA